Part of the Pseudomonas baltica genome is shown below.
CTGGCGCCGTGAGGCATTCCAGTGCGTGCTCGAGAATCGCCGGCATCGGCTCTTCGACACCGCTCAGGCGCAACTGCCAGTCATCGCCCAGGCTGCTGAACGTCAGCTTCACCCCGGCCTGCAGGGCCTCGTCGGTGAGGCGGCGCAAACTGTGTTCGATCAGGGTCCACAGGCCGGTCTGGCGTGAGGCGTTGAGGCGCCAGCGCAGGGTGAGCACGGCGTCGAGGCCGCTCTGGTCGACGGTGCCGAGGTAGATCATCGAGCGGGGATCGGCGATGGGTTGATCCGGGCGGCGGCTGGGGCGCAGGAAACGATTGCGCTGCGCCAGGCGCCAATGCACCACCGGCGCAGCGGTGGTCTTTACCAGCACGCTGGGCAGGGGATGCAGTTGCCTGTCCGGTTTGAGCTGCGCGAGCAGCACGCGCAATGCCTGCAGGCCGTCGTCGCCAAGGCCGTGGGCCTGGTCGTCGGTACCATTGCTGTAGTGGCGGGCGAGGTCCAGCGCACCGTGGGACTGGCGCTGGCGTTTGTCCAGCAGTGCATATTCCTCGCGCAGGCCGCACCAATCGTCATGGGCCTCGAAAAACTCCAGCCAGTCGAAACACAGCTCGCGGATCAGCGCCGTGGCGTGCTGGCCGGCGTCGGTCAGCTTGAATTCGATATTGATCAGCGCCTGCTCGGCATGCCGATAAAAGGCCCCCAGGCTGAGGCTTTCGACCAGCCCGCGACGGCGCAGCTCCACCAGCAGGCCGCCGGGTTGACTGCTGGCGAACCAGGTGCCCAGGAACGCCACGGCCTGGTCCACCGCCGGCGGCAATTGCTCGCAGGCGAACACCAGGTTCAGCCGCTCGCCCGGCGCCTGGGCGACGATGGCCTGGTCTTCGGCAGCGCTGGCCATGGCGGCATCCGCGAGCATCGCGGGTGGCACCGCCTGCGGCAGCCGGCTACCGCGGTGCAGGCATTGCCCGGCACGTTGCGCCAGGTTGAGCATCTGTTCAGCGCTTTGCGGGCCGACCAGGCACAGGGTCATCTGCCCGGCGTTGTAATGCTTGCGGTGAAAGTCCAGCAGGCCCTGCTGAAACTCCGGGCGCGCCACCGGCAGGCTGTAGCGATTGCCGGCATGAAAGGCCCGCAGCGGGTGCTGCGCCGACAACGGGCTGACCATCCAGAACTCATGCTGCGCCTGCGGGTCGCGCGACCAGGCGACGAACTCGGCGTGCAGGACTTCACGTTCGCGGCGCTGGTCGGCGGCACTCATGCGCGGGCGCGCGAGCATGTCGCACAGCCGCTCCAGTGCACTGGACAGCGCCTGAGGCGGCACTTCGAAAAAATAATCGGTGTGGCGTTCCGACGTACGGGCATTGAGCTGCCCGCCCTGACGCTGCACATAGGCCATCAGCGTCTGGTCGTCGGCGAAGCGCTCGGTCCCCAGAAAAAGCAAGTGCTCGAGAAAATGCGCCAGCCCAGGCCAGGCATTGGGCACATCGTGGCTGCCGGCGTGAACGCGCAGATAGGCCGCGCTGCGTTTGAGCCGCGGGTCGTGCCAGGCGCGCACCGTGAGCCCGTTCTCGAGCACCCGCTGATCGCGGGGTGAAGAGATTGCATCTTGCATGGAGGGTTCCGCAGTGGTGGTCAGGACAAGGCCTAATCCTAGCGGATAAAGATCACCAGGCAAAAAGCAAAAAACCGCGCAGGGCGCGAGCCCTGCACGGTTTCTGTACAGCGATTGATCAGTTCTTGAACGCCGCCGAGGTGGTGACGATCCCTGCCGACGGCAACAACTGGCTGATGAAGCGGTTCCAGCGGGTGATATTGGCCGGCCCGACGAACACCACGTCCGAGGCTTGCAGGTCGAACTGCCGGGCGAGGATGAACGCGGTAGGCTTCTTGGCATCGAGGTAGAACACGGTCGCGGGTTGCTTGACGGTATTCTGTGCGCCGCGAATCACGTACACGGCTTCGGCGTTGGCGGTGTCCTGATTCAGGCCACCGGCATTGCCCAGCGCTTCCATCAGGTTGAAGGTGCTGGTGCCGTAGTTCATCACCTGCGGCGCCGCCACTTCACCCAGCACGTAGATGCGATTGGCGCGGTTGTTACCCAGGTGCAACTGGTCGCCTTCCTTGAGGTAGATCTGGTTGAGCACCGAGTCCTTGCGGTTGAGGCTGTCGATGTCCAGCTGGTATTCCTTGCCGTCGCGCTTGAGCAGCAGACCGGCCAGGTTGGCGTCACCGGCATCGCCACCGGCGCGGCTGATGGCATCGACCAGGGTCACCGGCACGTTGTTGAGCACCTGCGGCCCTGGGGTCT
Proteins encoded:
- a CDS encoding polysaccharide biosynthesis/export family protein, whose protein sequence is MKRNVFVVLLASAVLQGCVFAPGQHMTPSDASDDGLVGPVNVVQITNQTVSQQRVIYQAPPVPAELTRYVPEEYRIGPGDGLLITVWDHMELNSPANQDTGSASSRIVRDDGTLYYPYIDSVKAGGKTTSELREELREKLSKYLTGVQVDVKVQDFNSHRVILSGAFKTPGPQVLNNVPVTLVDAISRAGGDAGDANLAGLLLKRDGKEYQLDIDSLNRKDSVLNQIYLKEGDQLHLGNNRANRIYVLGEVAAPQVMNYGTSTFNLMEALGNAGGLNQDTANAEAVYVIRGAQNTVKQPATVFYLDAKKPTAFILARQFDLQASDVVFVGPANITRWNRFISQLLPSAGIVTTSAAFKN
- the pqqF gene encoding pyrroloquinoline quinone biosynthesis protein PqqF, whose translation is MQDAISSPRDQRVLENGLTVRAWHDPRLKRSAAYLRVHAGSHDVPNAWPGLAHFLEHLLFLGTERFADDQTLMAYVQRQGGQLNARTSERHTDYFFEVPPQALSSALERLCDMLARPRMSAADQRREREVLHAEFVAWSRDPQAQHEFWMVSPLSAQHPLRAFHAGNRYSLPVARPEFQQGLLDFHRKHYNAGQMTLCLVGPQSAEQMLNLAQRAGQCLHRGSRLPQAVPPAMLADAAMASAAEDQAIVAQAPGERLNLVFACEQLPPAVDQAVAFLGTWFASSQPGGLLVELRRRGLVESLSLGAFYRHAEQALINIEFKLTDAGQHATALIRELCFDWLEFFEAHDDWCGLREEYALLDKRQRQSHGALDLARHYSNGTDDQAHGLGDDGLQALRVLLAQLKPDRQLHPLPSVLVKTTAAPVVHWRLAQRNRFLRPSRRPDQPIADPRSMIYLGTVDQSGLDAVLTLRWRLNASRQTGLWTLIEHSLRRLTDEALQAGVKLTFSSLGDDWQLRLSGVEEPMPAILEHALECLTAPAPEVWRLPRDAAPAEAMPIRHLLKQLPEHCLGHYQTPVRFAHEDIKPLKLQKLWSQARWDGMALGIGEATRSALNAALHRLPGAPDRSLSTRLEPLRERLWSQVPTDSSEHALVLFCPTPTQTIADEALWRMIAHLCQMPFYQRLRVELQLGYAVFSSFRQIAGRAGLVFGVQSPATGCAELLGHIEAFLEGLPKLIASQGTQGLHHQSQALSARSSVEEMETGALADTLWQAHLGAYPGSYLRQLQQALQIIQPAQLLDAVRQLQEARGGWLCLANEAAPGAQWRNVSEVRDAQMS